In Eleutherodactylus coqui strain aEleCoq1 chromosome 11, aEleCoq1.hap1, whole genome shotgun sequence, a single window of DNA contains:
- the CALCB gene encoding calcitonin gene-related peptide 2 isoform X1, with protein sequence MVVLKISSLLAVLGLLVCQMYSSQATPVRPGLESLPDRVTVSDYEARRLLNALVKEFVQMTAEEMEQASDGNSNVTAQKRACNTATCVTHRLADFLSRSGGMVKSNFVPTNVGSKAFGRRRRSLHV encoded by the exons ATGGTCGTGCTGAAGATCTCCTCTCTGCTGGCTGTCCTGGGGTTGCTGGTGTGCCAGATGTACAGCTCACAGGCGACTCCAGTCAG ACCTGGCTTGGAGTCCTTACCGGACCGGGTGACAGTCAGCGACTACGAGGCACGGAGGTTACTTAACGCACTGGTCAAAGAATTTGTGCAGATGACAGCAGAGGAAATGGAGCAGGCGAGCGATGGGAACAG CAATGTGACAGCACAGAAGAGAGCGTGCAACACGGCGACCTGCGTCACCCACCGCCTGGCCGACTTCCTCAGCAGGTCAGGGGGAATGGTGAAGAGTAATTTCGTGCCCACCAATGTTGGCTCTAAAGCTTTTGGCAGGAGAAGACGAAGCCTCCACGTCTAA
- the CALCB gene encoding calcitonin gene-related peptide 2 isoform X2 — translation MVVLKISSLLAVLGLLVCQMYSSQATPVRPGLESLPDRVTVSDYEARRLLNALVKEFVQMTAEEMEQASDGNSLDRPMSKRCSGLSTCTLWKLSQDLHNLNSYPRTDVGAGTPGKKRSTLAAMDNEHYANYGEQFDINN, via the exons ATGGTCGTGCTGAAGATCTCCTCTCTGCTGGCTGTCCTGGGGTTGCTGGTGTGCCAGATGTACAGCTCACAGGCGACTCCAGTCAG ACCTGGCTTGGAGTCCTTACCGGACCGGGTGACAGTCAGCGACTACGAGGCACGGAGGTTACTTAACGCACTGGTCAAAGAATTTGTGCAGATGACAGCAGAGGAAATGGAGCAGGCGAGCGATGGGAACAG CTTGGATAGACCCATGTCCAAACGTTGCTCGGGTCTGAGTACTTGCACGCTGTGGAAACTCTCTCAGGATTTGCACAATTTAAACTCTTACCCTCGCACTGATGTCGGTGCTGGCACGCCTGGCAAGAAGAGAAGCACCCTGGCCGCCATGGACAATGAACATTACGCAAACTATGGCGAGCAGTTTGATATCAATAACTAG